In a single window of the Ooceraea biroi isolate clonal line C1 chromosome 8, Obir_v5.4, whole genome shotgun sequence genome:
- the LOC105276362 gene encoding homeobox protein SIX2 yields the protein MSESSEQLSSPNSDCNSKMGVVHRNTSAQYGNATSISGLGHPQNLTPTSNGSPQYSQELLSTCSSASLSTNVSNLGDFSLGSTSNFTPQQISCMCEVLSQSQEIEKLSRFLWSLPPAELLRGDESVLMARATVAFHRGAYHELYSILESHPFSPRRHVELQQMWFKSHYREAEKIRGRPLGAVDKYRLRKKYPLPKTIWDGEETVYCFKERSRNALKECYLRNRYPTPDDKKNLAKKTGLTMTQVSNWFKNRRQRDRTPQARTDMLPLNCQSTSNGTISNSMSTGGSIQSLQSIDSDNTSFGISPLTSIVSPVSTNPCSSISMGSHHGYATAVNPSTVHTTHLHNGGASPINDVKTLSPFYYGSSGYDSGKDVEQSSGYFSNQSSTHQYYPAIHQQTHHQMMSNSHHHHHHQQSMPTSYEIMLPPLQRSHSM from the exons ATGTCGGAGAGTTCGGAACAGCTGTCATCGCCGAACAGCGACTGCAACAGCAAGATGGGCGTCGTGCATCGCAACACGAGCGCGCAGTACGGCAACGCGACCTCGATATCTGGCCTCGGCCATCCCCAAAATTTAACGCCGACGTCGAACGGCAGTCCGCAGTATTCGCAGGAGCTGCTGTCCACCTGCAGCTCCGCCAGCCTCAGCACCAACGTCAGCAACCTCGGCGACTTCTCCCTCGGAAGTACCAGCAACTTCACGCCCCAGCAGATATCCTGCATGTGCGAGGTACTCTCGCAGAGCCAAGAGATCGAGAAGCTGTCGAG ATTTCTCTGGTCCTTGCCGCCCGCGGAGCTGCTGCGGGGAGACGAGAGCGTGTTGATGGCGCGAGCGACCGTTGCCTTCCACCGAGGGGCCTACCACGAGCTTTACTCGATTCTGGAAAGCCACCCTTTCTCGCCACGTCGCCACGTGGAGCTGCAGCAGATGTGGTTCAAGTCGCACTATCGCGAGGCGGAGAAGATCCGCGGCCGGCCCCTGGGCGCCGTCGACAAGTATCGGTTACGCAAAAAGTATCCCTTACCGAAAACAATCTGGGACGGCGAGGAGACCGTGTACTGCTTCAAGGAACGCTCGAGGAACGCTCTGAAAGAGTGCTACCTCAGAAACCGATACCCCACGCCGGATGATAAGAAGAACCTCGCGAAGAAGACCGGCCTAACGATGACACAGGTGTCCAATTGGTTCAAGAATCGCCGGCAGCGAGATCGCACCCCGCAGGCGAGAAC GGACATGTTACCGCTGAATTGTCAAAGCACGAGCAACGGCACCATCAGCAACTCCATGAGCACCGGAGGCAGCATCCAATCTCTGCAGAGCATCGATTCCGACAATACGAGTTTCGGGATATCACCTCTGACGAGCATCGTGTCTCCGGTTTCCACGAACCCGTGCAGTTCGATAAGCATGGGATCTCATCACGGCTATGCCACTGCCGTGAACCCGTCGACCGTCCACACCACGCATCTCCATAACGGCGGCGCAAGTCCCATAAACGATGTTAAGACGTTAAGTCCCTTTTATTACGGAAGCAGCGGATACGATTCAG GAAAAGATGTGGAGCAGAGCTCGGGGTATTTCTCCAATCAGTCCAGCACACACCAGTATTACCCAGCCATACACCAGCAGACCCATCACCAGATGATGTCCAACTCTCATCATCACCACCATCATCAGCAGAGCATGCCGACCAGTTACGAGATCATGCTACCGCCGCTGCAGCGTTCACATTCCATGTGA